CGAGTCCCTCCGGATACGCCGTTCCGAGGAGACCCCGAGGAAGTCCAGGAGCGGGCCGGCGTCGTCACCCCAGGAACACGCGGCGGCCCGTGACGTCGTGGGGCGACGCGCGCCGACATCTGCGAAGTTCAGCTGGGTCAAGGCGTTGAACAGCGACGACTTGCCCGAGCCGGTGCCCCCGAAGAGCGCTACGACGGTGTGATCCACTCCCAGCGCCAGACGCTGGGCCACGGCATCGAGCGCCTTGTGGGCAGGAATCGACAGGGAGGCCGGAACCTCTGTAGGGCACAGGCGCAGGGCTTCTCGAACCGCGTTCAGCCGGGCATCGAGGTGCGCGGCGTCGAGCACCTCGAAACCTCTCTGGGCAGAGGAGGTGGAGGGGACGTTGTCGGGATGGCTCATGCTGTGGCTCCGGGACGGGTGAAGGGCTTGAGCTCGCCCGAGCGCAGACGCAGCGCAGCGGCGAACCCAGGGGCGGGGGCGAGCGAGGTGGCCGCCCCCTTGGGGACTGTGGCAGTCAGCGCCTCGGTGACCGCTTCCACCAGAAGGGCACCGGCCTGAGCGGTCTGCTCCTCCAGTCCCAGGCGTCTGGCGGCCGACACGGCCCCGTCGACACCGGCTGCAGCGGAGATGAGAAGGTCGATGACACTGCCAGGGCTCAGTCTACGGATATCCTGCGGACTCTCGATATTGGCCTCCAGGTAGCCGACCCAGGCCTCAATGGTCGCGACCGCGTCGTCACCCTGCCCCAGAATCTTGTGCGCGCGCTCCTCGGCCCCCACCTCGGCCCAGGCCCTGCGAGCCTCGGCACTCAAGGCAACGATGGCTGCCTGAAGCTGGTTGGCCAGGGCCTGGCGGGCATCGTTGGCCAACTGGGAGAGCCCCTCGGCGCGAGCCTTGTCCGCCCGTCCCAGGAATCCCCTGCGCAACTTGCCCCCCTGGGCCAGCGAGGCGAGCGGACCTCCGGAGGAGGCCAGAGTGATCCATCTGGTGGCGGTGGCGCCCTGGCCCGCTGAACCAGCCCTGATGTCGGCGCTCAACGCCTCAATGGCGGTCTGCCTCAGCTCCTGGCAGGTTCTCTCCAGCTCCTCGGCCACCGCGTTCTGGGCGTCGACGTCGTCGGCCAGGCGCTCCAGGTCGGCGCGCAGAGTGCTCCACACCCCTCTGCCGGTACGACGCACGAGACCGGCTGCGCGGTGACGCCCAGCCAGGAGCTGCAGCCAGTCGCGCAGCTCGCTGACGCCGTCACCCGATAGGAGCCCCTCGTGCGGCCCGGCGTCCGGCACGACGAAGAAGGGCGCCTCCGACAGTCCCAGCCCCTGCAGGCGGGTGATGAGATCCCGACGCACCTCGGGCAGAATTCTCGCCGGCACCCGGTTGAGAACCACACCGATGGGAGTCTCACGGCGCGCGGCCTCCTCCAGCGTCGTCCACGGCGTCTGATCGCCGTAACGCGCCGCGGTGGTGACGAACAGCCACAGGTCGGCCGCCTCCAGCAGCCTTCCAGCCAGAGCCCGGTTGGCCTCATGCACGGAGTCCAGGTCCGAGGCATCGATCAGGGCCAGGCCAGCCGGAATGGCAGCGGAGACCTCCTGCCGACACACCTGGGTCAGAGGGTGCTCGGACAGTGAGTCCACGTCCTCCGGATTGGCCACCAGAACC
This region of Actinomyces oris genomic DNA includes:
- a CDS encoding GTPase domain-containing protein; translated protein: MPAPVPSRHSQDDAPVSSLSRAQLLDVLSDLVRDLERLDLALSADGVEAARTLRDGLIGQVRDQVVPRLQDADIPSIVVIGGSTGAGKSTLVNSVLGQEVSVAGVLRPTTRTPVLVANPEDVDSLSEHPLTQVCRQEVSAAIPAGLALIDASDLDSVHEANRALAGRLLEAADLWLFVTTAARYGDQTPWTTLEEAARRETPIGVVLNRVPARILPEVRRDLITRLQGLGLSEAPFFVVPDAGPHEGLLSGDGVSELRDWLQLLAGRHRAAGLVRRTGRGVWSTLRADLERLADDVDAQNAVAEELERTCQELRQTAIEALSADIRAGSAGQGATATRWITLASSGGPLASLAQGGKLRRGFLGRADKARAEGLSQLANDARQALANQLQAAIVALSAEARRAWAEVGAEERAHKILGQGDDAVATIEAWVGYLEANIESPQDIRRLSPGSVIDLLISAAAGVDGAVSAARRLGLEEQTAQAGALLVEAVTEALTATVPKGAATSLAPAPGFAAALRLRSGELKPFTRPGATA